The Spirochaetota bacterium genome segment TGTCCATTAGCAATAGTTGTATAATATGGGGAATAGGAATCCAATAACTTTATATTGATTACTTTCAAATGTTCTCGTATTCTTCTTAGATCTCCAACTAAAGGCACCTCATCCGCGCCAATTACTTTAATTTGATTAGCAATCCCCTTGCCTTTTTTTGTAGGTAGCACAAAGGTAATATCAACGTCATTATCTATTAACCCTTTTGTAATACCAAAACAGGCTGTACCCAATCCACCGCTTATAAAGGGCGGAAACTCCCATCCAAACATCAAGACCTTCATACTTCCCTCCTAACCAACCAGTATTACCTTCATATAAATAAAATATTAATTTTTTAATTAATATAGTTACTCAAATATTGGAAAACACAAAATAATTGAATTATTAAAATAGCTTATATAAATTACTTCACGATCGCTGATAATGAAGAAATCCATTTTCTTAAATATTTTTTTATCTCATCGTTTATATGAAAATAAAAACACCTGAGTAGTTACAAAAAGCAATAATCCGAAAGTTTATTTATAACAGATTTTATTATAATAATCAAACTATTTTATTATAATCCATCCTTGATTTTCTCTATTTAACAAGAATGGATTTGCATACCCTCATTAGGTTTAGACTGAGGGAATAACGTCATTGCAGCTTATTAAAACTCCAATACATTAATATAATAAAACGTATACTCTTATTGAATTGTAGGACTAATTATAGTATTAATTAGTTACTGAAATACTTATTGGAATGATTCTAATTACACCACCATCGGAGTGGATGGCAAACTGATAAAAAAGAACAAGCACAGAATCCTAAATGGCATCATCCAGTATCAGCTAATGATTTAATGGCTAAATCTCCTGTTAGCCTTCAATGCCAAAGAAATGATTTTCTCACATTCAAATATAGTATTCTGATAATAGTAAATACTTGTGTGTAATATTATCTAAATGGGAAGACAAAAATATAAAGCTTTAAATCGATAACAGGTTAAATAGACTATTAATAAAAAATGATTATAATTTGGATTTTATTTGTGTAGAATATATTATACTAATAATTAAACATTATCAGGGAGTCAAATCATTTTTTTTAAATTACTAGAAATACTGATGTCTCCTAATCTATTCTGAATAATTTGTGGTAATTGTGATTGAATTAAATAATCAAAAAAACATTTTTGTCAGCATAAATGCTTAAATATGTTCACTTGATGTTTATGAGGAAAATATAGAGGTATTCTATTAAATTGACCTAATCACTTAGGGATTGGATGTTTATTAGCATATTAGAAATGATAAGATAATCCCCGTCATTTTCTATTTTTTAGCCTGCTTTCTTAAATACAATGCAAGAGTATCCTTATTTACATAACCAAGTTTATTGAGAATAACCCCAATAGGATTTTGTTCAATATTATTTTGAATCTCTATAGCAACCGCTATTTGATCGTGAGTTAGTATTCTATTCTCTATTAGCATTTCACCAAGTAATTTTTTCACTCTAATATCCTTAATATAATAATCCAAATACTGTGAAAACAATTATCATTTCATATGATCCAATTTCAATTTAAATTTATCATCTTATTGCTATAGATTGTTGAGCGTTGATGTTTTGGTCATTATAATCGAGATGCTGGGTAACTTCATTATCTAGTATTTCATTCAATAATGATAATTCACCCATGGTTAATTTAATCTGCCTCTCGATTTCTGTATGCCTATTATTAAAACCACTAACATAATCCCTGTAAGTCTCGTCTAGTTCTTCCATTATCATGATTCTTCTCTTGAGTTGATCAATATGAAAAACCAGGAGTTCTATAAACCTATTTTGATCATTCATGATAATCCCCCTTTTAATTATTTTATCCAACCATGAATTCCACCTCTTTGAATTAATATTTTAATTTATATTTAACATAAATCTAAATATGTTAATCTTTTCATGGGCCAGCTTGTGGTTAAATGGATAATTAATTGTAATATTGTTCACAAAACATTTTCTTGTAAACAACATTTATATAAATTATTATAAATATTATATTAATATTACATTTCATAATAATAATTCAAGCTGTGTTATCATAATGATCGGTTGTTTCATACTGAAGCTGATACTTTTTTGTACTATAAATGACAAAATTATTTCACTAAATCCCTCAAAACCTAATTACTTGTGAAATCTTTATTTGAGCTTATTTATGTAAATTATCAAAAAAATTTATGCGCCAGTGTATTAATAATAATATCAATTATATCCTTAAGATGCGTATGGATTATGAAGTGGTCGCCATTTAGCATATGTTTGGTGAAGGATACACTGGTATGCACTGACCATCCTTCAACATCATCAGATGTCACTCTCTTATCCTGTAATCCACCAATTGCTGTAATTGGGCACCCCAAGGGTTCATCTTCCTCATATTTATATACCTCGTACATTCGGAAATCATTACGAAGCATTGGTATCAAAAGCTCCAACATCTCCTTATTTTGCAGTACTTCCTGGGGTGTACCACCAATCTTCTTAAGCTTATTAACAAAGTCATCATCAGGAAGATAGTGAATTAGTTCATCCCTCATTGGTGTTTGAGGAGATCTTGCCCCTGAAACAAAAATATGCATGGGCATGTGTGATCCCTTACCCTTCAATACCCTTGCGGTTTCAAAGGCTATAAGACTCCCAAGTGAGTGGCCAAATAGTACATACTCCTTTGTATCCAGGAGAGGGATTAACCCGTGGATTGCCTCATCAACTACTGAAGAAATTGAATCCGGTAGATTTTCTCGAAAACGCCTCCCCCTGCCAGGCATTTCCAAGGCATATAAGCCCATGCTTACCGGTAGCGAACGGG includes the following:
- a CDS encoding thioesterase domain-containing protein, with product MSHPWKRLSLKSNEENIDMFCFPYSGGTAQVFLPFARSLPVSMGLYALEMPGRGRRFRENLPDSISSVVDEAIHGLIPLLDTKEYVLFGHSLGSLIAFETARVLKGKGSHMPMHIFVSGARSPQTPMRDELIHYLPDDDFVNKLKKIGGTPQEVLQNKEMLELLIPMLRNDFRMYEVYKYEEDEPLGCPITAIGGLQDKRVTSDDVEGWSVHTSVSFTKHMLNGDHFIIHTHLKDIIDIIINTLAHKFF